The genomic window ATGCGGGGCTACCACGTGGCCCGCAAGGCCGGCTGGGACTGCCACGGCCTGCCCGTCGAGCTCGCCGTCGAGAAGGAGCTCGGCTTCAACGGCAAGAAGGACATCGAGGCGTACGGCATCGCGGAGTTCAACGCGAAGTGCCGGGAGTCCGTCAGCCGCCACACGGACGCGTTCTCCGAGCTCACGACCCGCATGGGCTACTGGGTCGACCTCGACGAGGCGTACTGGACCATGGACCCCGAGTACATCGAGTCGGTCTGGTGGTCGCTGAAGGAGATCTTCACCAAGGGCCTGCTGGTCCAGGACCACCGGGTCGCCCCCTGGTGCCCCCGCTGCGGCACCGGCCTCTCCGACCACGAGCTGGCGCAGGGCTACGAGACGGTCGTCGACCCCTCGGTCTTCGTCCGCTTCCCGCTGACCTCCGGCCCGCTCGCGGGCGAGGCCGCGCTGCTCGTGTGGACGACGACCCCGTGGACGCTGGTGTCGAACACGGCGGTGGCCGCGCACCCGTCCGTCACCTACCTCGTGGCGACGAACGGCGAGGAGAAGCTCGTCGTCGCCGAGCCGCTGCTGGAGAAGGCCCTCGGCGAGGGCTGGGAGGCGACCGGGCAGACCTTCACGGGCGCCGAGATGGAGCGCTGGACGTACGACCGTCCGTTCCGGCTCGTCCCCTTCGACGAGCCCGCCCACTACGTCGTCAACGCCGAGTACGTGACCACCGAGGACGGTACGGGCCTGGTCCACCAGTCCCCTGCCTTCGGTGAGGACGACCTCAAGGTCTGCCGCGCCTACGGGCTGCCGGTCGTGAACCCGGTCCGCCCCGACGGCACCTTCGAGGAGGACGTGCCGCTGGTCGGCGGCGTCTTCTTCAAGAAGGCCGACGAGGCGCTCACCAAGGACCTCGACGAGCGCGGGCTGCTGTTCAAGCACATCCCGTACGAGCACAGCTATCCGCACTGCTGGCGCTGCCACACGGCGCTGCTCTACTACGCGCAGCCGTCCTGGTACATCCGCACGACCGCGATCAAGGACCGTCTCCTCGCGGAGAACGAGAACACGAACTGGTTCCCGGACTCGGTCAAGACCGGCCGGTACGGCGACTGGCTCAACAACAACATCGACTGGGCACTCTCCCGCAACCGCTACTGGGGCACGCCGCTGCCGATCTGGCGCTGCGCGGAGGACCATCTGACGTGCGTCGGCTCGCGCGCCGAGCTGACCGAGCTGACGGGCACCGACCAGTCGGGGCTCGACCCGCACCGGCCGTTCATCGACGACGTCACGTTCCCGTGCCCGCAGTGCTCCGGCACGGCGACCCGCGTCCCCGAGGTCATCGACGCCTGGTACGACTCGGGCTCGATGCCGTTCGCGCAGTGGGGCTATCCGTACCGGAACAAGGAGACCTTCGAGAAGCGCTACCCGGCGCAGTTCATCTCGGAGGCGATCGACCAGACCCGCGGCTGGTTCTACACGCTGATGGCGGTCGGCACGCTGGTCTTCGACAAGTCCTCGTACGAGAACGTCGTGTGCCTCGGCCACATCCTGGCCGAGGACGGCCGCAAGATGTCAAAGCACCTGGGCAACATCCTGCAGCCGATCCCGCTCATGGACCAGCACGGCGCGGACGCGGTGCGCTGGTTCATGGCGGCCGGCGGTTCGCCGTGGTCCGCGCGGCGGGTCGGTCACGGCACGATCCAGGAGGTCGTCCGCAAGACCCTGCTGACGTACTGGAACACGGTGGCGTTCCAGGCGCTGTACGCCCGCACGTCGGGCTGGGCGCCGTCGGACGCGGACCCGGCCCCGGCCGACCGCACGGTCCTCGACCGCTGGCTGCTCTCCGAGCTGCACGCGCTGGTGGACCAGGTGACGCAGGCGCTGGAGGCGTACGACACCCAGCGCGCCGGCAAGCTGATCTCCGCGTTCGTCGACGACCTGTCGAACTGGTACGTGCGCCGCTCGCGCCGCCGCTTCTGGCAGGGCGACGCCGCCGCGCTGCGCACGCTGCACGACGTGATCGAGACGGTCACGCGGCTGATGGCTCCGCTGACCCCCTTCATCACCGAGCGCGTGTGGCAGGACCTGGTGGTCCCGGTGGTGCCGGAGGCCCCGGAGTCGGTGCATCTGTCCACCTGGCCCGAGGCCGATCTGTCGGCGATCGACCCGACGCTGTCGCAGCAGATGGTGCTGGTGCGGCGGCTGGTGGAGCTCGGGCGTGCGACGCGGGCGGAGTCGGGCGTGAAGACCCGGCAGCCGCTGTCGCGTGCGCTGGTGGCGGCGACGGGCTTCGAGTCGCTCTCCCCGGAACTGCACGCGCAGATCACGGAGGAGCTCAACGTCTCGTCGCTGGCCTCCCTGGCCGATTCCTCCGCTGGTCCAGCGGGCGGGGGCTCGCTCGTCGACACGACGGCGAAGGCGAACTTCCGGGCCCTGGGCAAGCGCTTCGGCAAGGGGGTCCAGGACGTCGCCAAGGCGGTCGCGGCGGCGGACGCGGCGGCACTGTCGCTGGCGCTGCGCTCCGGCTCCGCGTCGGTGACGGTGAACGGCGAGGAGGTGACCCTCTCCCCCGAGGAGGTCATCATCACGGAGACGCCCCGCGAAGGCTGGTCGGTCGCCTCGGACCAGGGCGCGACGGTCGCCCTCGACCTGGAGATCACGCCGGAGCTGCGGCTCGCGGGCCTCGCCCGTGACGCGATCCGCCTCATCCAGGAGGCCCGCAAGAACAGTGGGCTGGATGTCGCGGACCGCATCGCGCTCCGCTGGTCCTCCACGGATCCGGAGGTCGTCACGGCCCTCACGGACCACGCGTCGCTGATCGCGGACGAGGTCCTGGCGACGGACTTCGCGTCGGGCGACGCGGACGCGACGTACGGTGACCCCTTCACCGACGAGGGCCTGTCCCTCACGTTCCGCCTGCGGAAGGCGTAGCCCCACGGCGAACGGGCCCGGCCACCTGTGTGGCCGGGCCCGTTGTCGTTTTCTCCCCACCCTTTTTCGAGTTTCTCCCCCCACTCTTTTCGAGCCTGTCCGGCGCTTGAGGACACGGCACGGCCGAAGGCCGTACGGGGCCTGGGGCAGAGGCCCACGCAGGCGCAGCGTCGGGCGGGCACACAACAGGGCCGGGCCCGGGACGAATGTCCCGGGCCCGGCCCTGTGCCTGCCGACGGCTACGCGCGCATCGCGCCGCAACCGGCCGTCAGTTGTCGTCCTCGTCGATCAGGAAGCCCCGCATCGGCGACGGAGCCTGCTGCATCGGCGGACCCTGCGGCCGCACCGGCGCCATCGGCTGGGTCATCGCCGGGGACATCTGCTGCTGGCCGCCGTACGACGGGCCCGCGGGCGAAGCCCCGTGACCGCCCATGCCCTGGTTGCCACCGTAGGACGGGGCGCCCGCGCCCGCCGGAGCCATGGAAGGCGCCGGGGACGGCGGCAGCGACGCCGTCGCAGGGGTCCGCGGCGGGGCCAGCGAGTCGTCGGCCTGGGTCTCCAGCTGACGCAGCTGGCTCTCCAGGTACGACTTCAGACGCGTGCGGTACTCGCGCTCGAAGCCGCGCAGGTCCTCGACCTTGCGCTCCAGCGTGGCGCGGGCCGACTCCAGCGAACCCATCGCGACGCGGTGCTTCTCCTGCGCGTCCCGCTCCAGCGCGTCAGCCTTGGCGCGGGCGTCCCGCTCCAGGCCCTCCGCGCGGCTGCGCGCCTCGCCGACGATCTTGTTGGCCTCGGAACGGGCCTCCGCGATCGCCTGGTCGGCGGTCTGCTGGGCGAGCGAGAGCACACGGGCAGCGCTGTCGCCACCCGGACCCTGGCCCGGCATCTGCGGACCGTGACCGCCCATGGGGCCGCCCATCGGGCCACCCATGGGACCGCCCTGCATCGGGCCGGGGCCCATCGGACCACCCTGCGGGTGCCCCTGGGGACCGTGACCACCGGGACCATGACCACCAGGGCCGTGACCACCAGGACCGGCGGGCAGCTGCGGAGCACCACCGGGCAGCTGGGGCGGACCCATCTGCGGGGGCTGCTGCTGGACCGGCGGTCCGGATATGGCGGCGGGTACCGGCGCACCGGGACCACGGCCGTCCTGCGGCTCCGGCGGCTTGCGCATGCCCTGCTGCTGCTGGTTCTGCGCGGCCGCACGGGTCGCCGCCGCCA from Streptomyces formicae includes these protein-coding regions:
- the ileS gene encoding isoleucine--tRNA ligase, which gives rise to MTPPPQPQYRQVPAQVDLPALEHAVLDFWRDNKVFAKSLEQSEGRPEWVFYEGPPTANGMPGAHHIEARVFKDVFPRFRTMRGYHVARKAGWDCHGLPVELAVEKELGFNGKKDIEAYGIAEFNAKCRESVSRHTDAFSELTTRMGYWVDLDEAYWTMDPEYIESVWWSLKEIFTKGLLVQDHRVAPWCPRCGTGLSDHELAQGYETVVDPSVFVRFPLTSGPLAGEAALLVWTTTPWTLVSNTAVAAHPSVTYLVATNGEEKLVVAEPLLEKALGEGWEATGQTFTGAEMERWTYDRPFRLVPFDEPAHYVVNAEYVTTEDGTGLVHQSPAFGEDDLKVCRAYGLPVVNPVRPDGTFEEDVPLVGGVFFKKADEALTKDLDERGLLFKHIPYEHSYPHCWRCHTALLYYAQPSWYIRTTAIKDRLLAENENTNWFPDSVKTGRYGDWLNNNIDWALSRNRYWGTPLPIWRCAEDHLTCVGSRAELTELTGTDQSGLDPHRPFIDDVTFPCPQCSGTATRVPEVIDAWYDSGSMPFAQWGYPYRNKETFEKRYPAQFISEAIDQTRGWFYTLMAVGTLVFDKSSYENVVCLGHILAEDGRKMSKHLGNILQPIPLMDQHGADAVRWFMAAGGSPWSARRVGHGTIQEVVRKTLLTYWNTVAFQALYARTSGWAPSDADPAPADRTVLDRWLLSELHALVDQVTQALEAYDTQRAGKLISAFVDDLSNWYVRRSRRRFWQGDAAALRTLHDVIETVTRLMAPLTPFITERVWQDLVVPVVPEAPESVHLSTWPEADLSAIDPTLSQQMVLVRRLVELGRATRAESGVKTRQPLSRALVAATGFESLSPELHAQITEELNVSSLASLADSSAGPAGGGSLVDTTAKANFRALGKRFGKGVQDVAKAVAAADAAALSLALRSGSASVTVNGEEVTLSPEEVIITETPREGWSVASDQGATVALDLEITPELRLAGLARDAIRLIQEARKNSGLDVADRIALRWSSTDPEVVTALTDHASLIADEVLATDFASGDADATYGDPFTDEGLSLTFRLRKA
- a CDS encoding DivIVA domain-containing protein, with the protein product MPLTPEDVRNKQFTTVRLREGYDEDEVDAFLDEVESELTRLLRENEDLRAKLAAATRAAAQNQQQQGMRKPPEPQDGRGPGAPVPAAISGPPVQQQPPQMGPPQLPGGAPQLPAGPGGHGPGGHGPGGHGPQGHPQGGPMGPGPMQGGPMGGPMGGPMGGHGPQMPGQGPGGDSAARVLSLAQQTADQAIAEARSEANKIVGEARSRAEGLERDARAKADALERDAQEKHRVAMGSLESARATLERKVEDLRGFEREYRTRLKSYLESQLRQLETQADDSLAPPRTPATASLPPSPAPSMAPAGAGAPSYGGNQGMGGHGASPAGPSYGGQQQMSPAMTQPMAPVRPQGPPMQQAPSPMRGFLIDEDDN